TAACAGTGCCCGTGGCAGGACGGGAGACCGCGCGGATGCAACCTGCCGTGTCAGGGTAGTGCAATCGAGATTTGTGCAACCTTGCTATGGGGGCGAGAAGAGGGGACAGACGATCGATGTTCTACATTTCGTCTAGCAGCGGTGGGGAGATTTTCTTGAAGAGAAACGAAGAGAGTCTTATAGCATGAGTGTTAAGGCAAGTTGGCATAAATCTCGCTTCTTGGCGTCAAAACTAGGTATGAGAAAACCGGGGATGTTGTATATCACGCGTGTTAAAAGAACGcattcctttttttttttgcctcTCTGATATTCATCACATCTTCTCAGAGAACGCAACACAGTAAGTAGCTTTTCTCATGCGGTCAGCCGCGGCTAAAGACCCGCCCAATTTTTTGGGGTTACACGCGAAAGGATCAAGAGCAGATATGTATATATGCAAGTAACATAGACAAGGGGCCAGATCGAAGCGCTGCGACCTTGGGGAGGCTGCCTTGTACAGCAGTAGTGTGGTTGTATTTatgtgagtgagtgagcgtgtgtgtgtgcgccCCATCATCTCTCCCCCCCTCCTTTCTCCCCGGGGGGATGCGTTATCTTGCATTGGTAGTGGTGACCGGGGAAGAACGGAGGGGAAACATCACGTACCTACCTAAGTATGTAGCAGCCCAGACTTTCTCAAGAGGGTGTCGTGGTTGTTGGTCGATAGAAGCTGACTTTCCTCGTTCCATGACCTATAAGCATCCATCCTCCTGCAAACAGAACCAACACATCCATATCTTGAATTCTACCCTTTCTCTCTCCCTGTCAAGCTGAGCTCGAGcactcacacacacacacacccccTGCGACCCCTTCTCCATCAGACCACCCCCAAACTTTCTCCGGGAGGCGGTCAGCGTTCGTTCATCGAGGGCAGGCAATGGGGAAATTCCCTCCCCAGCGCATAACGCGTGCGTGCAGATGTGGTGGGATGGTTTGAGCTGTATCCCACGTCCTGgagcctcctccccctcaagTAACTCTAACCACAGCCATGAGGATACCCGCATGTGCACGTTGTGACCGAGGCTAGCACGTCTTGGCCCTGGTCGGCAAGAGCTGATGGGTGGGTCAAGCGAGTAGAGGTAGACAGTGTGCTTGTTGGTAGTGAGTAGAAGGCCTCAGCATGTCTAGATGTAGTGTCAATGGCTGCTTGTGTTGGTCGTCTAGCAACGTCTCTTCTGCCTCGCCTGTTAGCAACTCCTCCATAACCACTCCAACATGGTGATATTACCGGCAATCTCATCCCAATTGGGGTCGTCTCGGCCGAGTTCAGCCCCGGCGATCCGTACATGAGATCCACCAGCGTCAGCTTCTCCCCCAGTGAACCAGGGTGTGACACGAGGTAAAGGGAACAAAACTCGTTGGATACTTGAGCTAGAGATATGTGAATGTGATACACCCAACACCGATACCCTACCCAGCCCTTCccagtccagcccagcccgtCCCAGCAGTCATCATGTCGTCGTGCAGACCAAAGCAGCCTAGTAGGGCCGCTTGCCATTCAGTAAGACGCCAAAAGTTACCCCCCAAACACcaacaaaagaaaaaaaaaaagaaacatgTCGTAAGCCTCATGACAACCAACAGCAACCTTGACCAACTGAACCGCCAGCGGCACCCCCATTCATGTAACCAAACAATcctccatcagcatcagctcCCTCGCGGCTCCAGATACCTGGGGCCCCGGGCCTGCCATCCTCTAAGCGCCCAACAACTTCCCTTGTTCGTTGGCTGACCGCCAGAATGCGGACAACTGCAGCAGAGTCGAAAAAGAAACGTCGCACAAGGGTCCCGTCAGTCCGGTCGGTCTCAAAATGGATAACCGCCAGGGCTCCCATAACCCGGTTGCCTTCTGGGGCCGGGCCCTCCTGGCTACCTTCCAACTCGGGGAATCCTCTCGAGTCCTCGCAGAAGCTCTGTGTCTCGTCTTGGACCCCTGCCCAAGGCTACAGACAGCCTGGCCTGGTCTGGCTGTCATGGAGCCAGATCACGTTGTGATCATGCCGAGTCCATATCGCGGATCGGGTTGCCGAAGCACTCGGTCAACTTCGGCGGGGCTGAAGACGTGCTCAAAGATGTGGCAATCAGTCGGGGAACTgccatggctgctgctgctgctgctatgGCTCTTGCTTGACCCTGACGAGCTTGAAGATCCAGCCCGAGACTTGCCCTTGGAGCCATTCTCCTTCTTAGCAATCTCGTCTAGGATGTGCCGCGCGGTGCTCTGGAGGGGATCTTCGAATACGAAAACAACGTAGGAAAACTGCCCACGTAGATCGGGGTCGAAGAGGAACACATCCCGCCAGAGCTCTGCCAGCTCCTGGGGAGGGTTGCGGTAGCCATTGCCAAGGCCAAAGTCGCCAATCACCACGCGGTCGTAGCCGTTGTAGAGGCAGATGCGGAGGGCACCACGCAGCTTATCGCGAGTCATCTCGCGTTCCTCCGCAAACGAGTACTTGGTGCCGTTGTCCTTGAGTTTCGGCCATCGCGTTGGTGGTACCGACACAACGGGCAGGTCAAACCAGCTGTCCAACCGATCATAGCGGTCGTGAGGTCCACGGCAGACCACGACAGCATCAGACAAGATGCCGCCCTGGGAAGGAATGGGGTAGTTGCTTGGTTCGGGTGAGTTGGGCCAGGGTGAGTTCAGCGTGGCTGAGAGGTTACTTCGTCGGcagagcttctcctcatAACCAACGCAGCCAGTCTCCCAATCTCCCCCAGGTCTTCGTTCATTGGCGGCGCAGATAAAGGGAATACGCACTCTGGGGCCACCAACCGCTTCGCTCGCCTGCGTATCCATGGCTGCGTATGTCAGTGCCTTCATGACCGGGTCGCCAACCTCGATAGTAAAGGTGGGCGGCCGGGTACTTGGCTTCTGACGCTGGATAGCGAGCTGTGCGATGGGCTGCCTGTAGAGGTACGAGTAGGGTGGGAAGATGTCGCCATAGTTCTTCTTGACGAGTGGGATGAAGTTCCTCTTGGTATCGGCTGCGACTTCTGAGGGCCGTACCCGGCTGGATCTCGGCGGTGCCATTGGGAAGATGAGGGTATACAACAACTTGTAATGCAggaaagcaagcaagcagtGTCTTTGCGAGGAATGAGGCAGCAGTCGGTACTCCCTAGTCAATAATACGAGTAGAGTAAGAAGCTGGGTAGAAAGGTGAAAAGAAGgctccaaggtcaaggaggagaagtaGGAAGTGAACGGCAGTGACTTGGGTGACGACAAGAGAGTAGGTACATCGATTCATTGCAAAGGGCGGCGAGACCCTTATATGCACACTGGGCAGTGAGTCTGAAAAAGCAAAACGGTGGAGGAGTCTGTCACCAGACAAGATGCAATACCTCACTCACGGTCAACTGGCGCAAGCGAGAGGGGAGGGATGGCCGCTGGGCTGTGTGACCCAATATGTCCAAGATCTGAACCACTTGTTTAGGACAGGCTCGGTCAGAGGCGAGGCAGCAAGCCAAAGAACGGGCGGACCAGAAAGAAAGCGGCATGACTTTATGGGTACGGGAAGACGTAGGTGCTTGCTTAGATGGCCCATGGTCCCGCCGCTTGTCGACAGGCATATACTCTTGTACACACATCGAGCCCGGTGCCCATCCGGAGGACAGTACAGACCAGACAGCAGAGAAGACCCAGACATGGCATGGCAAAGCAAATGCAGGGCCACACGAATTAAGGCAAGCCAACGGCAGGGACAAGGACAGGACCCATCACGGAGAGGGCCCCAGGGACTAGGGACTATCAGTCGCCAGCCGGGGGTACCAGatcgtcaccaccaccacaggcTGTAGGGGAACCGGCATCCAAGTTGACGGAACCAGGGTGGGCTACACTGAGCGTCAACTGTCGGGAACCGTGGAGCAGCTGCGAGATCTCACGGGAACACAGGCGGCGCCGCCATCTCAAGACGGGGCAAATAGCCATGTTGGTTGGGCAGCTTGACGGACGACCAGGGCCGTCGACGAGAGAGAGCGATATCCATCGGTGGGCCTGAGACACAGCTGGCCGGGACATTGTTGCGAATCAAGATCTGTGGCACCCCTTCATCTCGCCTGGTCGAAGCTTGTGTCCAAGCGGATGGTAGCCGGGGTCGCGGCTGTGAAAGAGACAAGAGAGcgcgtgtgcgtgtgtgtggtGGGGTCATCAAGTGTGCgtgacgaggaggctcagCTTGTCGAGTCCGAGTACACGGGAGGCTAAACTGACTGTGTGTGTGGGAAAGCCGGGGGCACTGGGACCAAAACCCGTGTCTCGTTTGCTGAGGTCATGGAATCTCGAGGGTTGCAACCCAGCGACTACCCGAGTTGGGACTCGGGCTCGCCTGGGCTTGGCCAGGTCGGTAACTAGGCGATTCCACATGTTATGCGAGAGAGGCGGCAAGGGTGAGGAGGTGCGCAATCGATCGGCTCAGAATGTGTGAGACATGAGAGACCATATAGAGTCCAGTCACGATGCTCGGTTTAAGACAGAGCCGGAGTCGGGGCGGGAGACGGTGCGGGAGGATGCGGTGTaggctttctttttcctcgtCCCGAATGATGTCGGGGTTGGGAAATTAAAGAGAGGATCGGTGAGTTTGCCTTTTGGCTTTTGGACTAGTTGCAAAGAAGGACGCTTGGTGTGGGTGTGGGTGGATGTCTTGCCCCGTGTCTTGTCTCGTGAGATGCGTGGTTAGAAGAGCGTGTGAGTGGGTGCAGTACGTGATGACGGGGGAGAAGGTCTCGGACGAGAGACGATGAGTTGCTGACGGACGTTGTCGGCGTGTCCgtgagatggagatgaacggggctgctgttgttgttgttgttgttgttgctgttatTGTTGAGGACGAGTTACGTGGAGTTGAGTTGAAGTTGAATCAGTCTATGTAAGGTTGCGGGTACCGATGTCATTCCATCACACCTTCCAACCTTTCGTCTCATCTTCTGGACAAAAAGGCAGGACCTGTAATGTAAGCTTTAAGCAAGGAAGGACCGTCCCGGCGCATCGGCTTGTGCGCCTGCGCACACTAACAACAGGCTGGCGCCGTCATCTGTGATCTGTGATCTGTGATCTGTGATCGGGGATCGGCCTGTAAAACCACCCGCAGAGCAACCCACACAAGGCAACCTTGAACCCAATCCTCACTAGATTACAGGGCTACAGGGCTCTATTGCAGCCACTGTAAGCATGTCACCTCCCAGCGTTCCCAACAGCGGGGATCAGATGCGGTGCGCATCTCAAATCCGCCGCTTTACCCAGAAGGGAACCGCCCAAGGGACGCTCAACGGCTTATTCATTTTTCCACTCGGGTCTCAGCTACCCTGGAGCTTGGTGATGGGTCATCTGCCAGTCATCCAAAAATTCTCCACGACCATCTCGGAGCTCAACATCCCTTGCATCCAAGCTCCACGACGTCACTTCTCACCGACAAGAGAGGACTAAACCCCTTTTGCCCATTCCGCGCATGACCCGTCTTTCCCGAAGTCTCAAAGACGCGGCTCAATGATTGATGTGGATTGAGGCCTGACAAGTCCCGAGACTCACTTAGTTCTTATTTGCATATCCCGAGCTCTTGACCTATCACAATGCGTTCAATTCGCCTTTCCAGTGTCCCGAGGACGGGAAGATTATGGGTTCAGAGAAGACCCTACTCGGTTCGAGTACCTGGCGAGTGCCAGAAGGACATCAAAACTGTGGCAGAACTGAAGGCCTGGGGACCATCAACCCGTATACCAGATGTTGAAGTCTCTGGATGGGTGAGATCAGTGAGGAAGAGTTCTGGCGTACGCTTCATCGATATCACCGATGGATCATCTATGCGTCCGGTTCAAGTGGTTGTCGATAAGAGCTTGGCCACAGAGTATGTAAACCAAGCCTTCGTCTCAGTTAGCTTCGATGTATCAGATCTTGACTGACATCTCCCTAGCATGCGCCCCGGTGCTGCCGTCCGTCTGAAGGGCACGTGGGTTGATGAGACTAGAAAAGAATCCGAAGACAATGCAGAATCTTCAGAGGCTCCCAAGACACCTGCCAATGCCGAACTTCAAGTCTCAGAGGTCGAGGTTCTAGGCCATTCTGATCCTCAAGTACGATGACCCAGTCCGTGTCCACGTGGAATATTCACTCATCCGCATCAGACATATCCGATTCAGAACAAGTATCAGACACCTGAGAGTCTCCGTACAATCTCTCACCTTCGGCCACGAACTCCTCTCAACTCGACCATGCTACGATTGCGTTCTGATGCCACCGCTCTCCTCACTCAGTTCTTCTTTCAAGAACGTTTCCAGCAGTCACACCCGCCCATCATCACCTCCTCTGACTGCGAGGGTGCTGGTGAGGCTTTTGCAGTCAAGGCCTCTTCACCGGGCGAGTTCTTCCGCGACCCCAAATATTTAACAGTCTCTTCTCAACTTCACCTCGAAGCTCTCGCTCAGGCACTCGGCAACGTGTGGACTCTTTCACCAACGTTCCGTGCTGAGCAGAGTGATACGTCAAGGCATCTCAGCGAGTTCTACATGCTCGAGGCTGAAATGAGCTTCGTTGATGATATGGATGAGGTTATGGACTTGGCACAACGCATGTTGAACTCCCTTGCACGTGGACTGAAGGAGCTCAACGCTGCCAAGGAACTCGAGCAGAACCGTGTCGACTCCAAGGACCCAGCCGAACGTCTCGCGTTCAACGATCTAGTTGACCAGAAACAACTGGATCGTCGGTGGAGAGGTCTCCTGACCACCAAGAGATGGCCTCGGGTTACCTACAGCGAGGCAATTAAAATCCTCGAGTCCCTAGCCGACCAGTTCGAACACAAGCCGACATGGGGTGCTGGCCTACAGTCAGAGCACGAAAAGTATCTGGCCGAGAAGATCGGCTACGACGAGGCTACTGACTCATCCGTTCCGATTTTCATCACCCAGTATCCGCGGGAGATCAAGGCGTTTTACATGCGCCAGTCCGCATCTTCCCCTGACGCCGGCCTGACGGTCGACTGCTTCGACCTCCTTGTTCCTAGTCTTGGCGAGCTGGCTGGAGGCTCCATGCGTGAGCATCGTCTGCCCCAGCTAGAGGAGAACATGCGTGCTCTGGGTCTCGAGGTTCCTAGCAAGCGGTCTCCCAAAGGAAAGGAGCTGGCCTGGTACCTAGACCTGCGCCGCTGGGGTTGTCCTCCTCATGGCGGCTTTGGTCTTGGATTCGATCGACTCCTTAGCTATCTCACAGGCGTACCCAACATCCGCGATGTCGTCGCCTTCCCGCGTCACTATGAGCGGTGTGACTGCTGATTGCAGTGCTGTACCCAAcctttctcctctctcctcttccactCAACTCCCCTGGAGAGTGATCCCATTCCTTGACGTCTGGCGCATCGTCCTCGTTAATGCTTGCCTACCTTGGAAGTTGAGCTCCCCTCGGCTCAATGTTCAGCACCGCACTCTGGGCGATCTGATACCCGTGTTTCTGCTCTGTGGTACGTTGCACGAATCGAGGCGAGCGACACCCGTGTACCGGGGACAAACGGTCACAACAAACATCCTTCCCCTCTATTCTCTCTTTTCTCACACACGGAGTGCAGTACCGGCGAATACTGTGTGACACTGGAATGGGCCCATGTCTATGTTCCCCAGCCTTCAAATGTGAGCTCTCGACGATGCGGTGAGGAGGAACTTCTGGCTCGACTCGGGTGAGTGCATCGTCTTGTTTGCGAGATCGACGGGGAGACTTGCCGGATCTTCCGGggacgagaaggaggacCTGATCTCTGAGATCGAGACAATGAGATCTGGGGACCGAGATCGCTGGGTGAGCCATCTTGTACTCCACGACCTGCGCCTGCAACATTGGGGGGCTTTGTATTATAGAGTGTAGACTACGCGTATGTTGGCATTACTGGCGATATGTGATAGACAGATACCGCATGCTAGATCCTTTCGACTTCACGCTATCTTCCCGGGTCGACTGGTCATCTCTCGTAAGTCAAAGTCTTTGGCTCACTGGGTGCATTGATGTTATAGCATCATGTAATCGTGGTCTTGGGGCAGGTGAACGCCTCGCGCTACGTCGTTGATGGCAATATACAGCAGATACTGGCCAGAACTGGAGCTCATGCCAAGCTGGTGACGCTGCGTTCAGGGGCGTACTGGCGAATTCAGTGCTCTAGATAGTAACTAAATTATGGTCTTGCTCTAGCTTGTCGATTCTGTAACTCATTTGGCCGATTTGATTCTCGAATTGATACTCTAGACCAAGCCATGCTACTCGTAAAAGCTACGTGTATCTATGACCCAGTTTTGCCGTATATCGAGGGGAAAGGTCGTAGTTGACAAACGACATCTCATCGGCCGAATAGTTAAGAGTGAATTTCGCCTTCAACTATTCGGACTTGTTCGTTCCCGCGTTTCGTGCCCATGTCGACACCTTTCCTTATTCCTTGCGTGGTATGAGGTTGTCCAGAAACAGCTGTGATGACATCTCGCTTCAACGACAAACTCTAGTCGAGTACTCGACCTCGGCATATTTTGGAAGAGCCAATGGCATACTACTTCATGGCAACATGGTAACGTAGACTCTACCCAGATACGAACTTCACAGCGTTGGTACTCAGAGAGTTACAAGAATATCCCTTCGCCTCGACAAGGTCACATAGCCAGATCTCGGTCACGGCAGTCAGTCCAAGCCAATAACAGGCACCCGGTTCCATATCTAGATGAGCACACACCATCCACCTCTCTCCGGCAGAGCTTGCCGAAAGCCCAGGCATTCTCCATGAGGCCTCCCCGGATTAAGGGGCTGCTAATACTCGCCGAAGTTGAAACCTACTTACCCTAGAGACTCACGATCCCCACGATGCGACACCAAAGAGCGAATGAAACTTGTTGAGGACAGATTCACCATCGGTTCACGGCAATCTACGATCCATCCCTTTTACAAGCCATACAAGCCTTTGATACGACAACAGAAGAGGGCGCCCCCTGAAATGCTAGGGGAATCTGGATAACCGGCAAGTCGATGGCGTGGTCGGCGTTTAATAGCCTCAAGCTCAGCCACCACGAAACCTCGACGATGGTTTCTACTCTGGCCGGGGGTTCAAGGAGCAGCCAGATAGGGACTGTAGATCCGAGCGATATGATACGTGACCGAAGCCCACCGTTTCATGGCGTGGGTTGAACGGCTTGGACGGCAAAGAGGTGAGGAACCCTGGACTAAGCTAAGGAAGGGGAGCAAGAAAAGAGACAACAATAAGCATATCTGACCATCTTGCGGCGCATGCCATCATCCCGCGGCACAATGAGCGCAAATCGTGGTGCCGACGCAGCCGTTCCGGGGGAGGCTGGACCCTCTTGAGTGTGGAGAGGTGTGTGTGGGACCCTTGTCAAACGGCGCTTTATTTCCGTCAAGCTTTTCTCTCACTCTTTGACCAAACTGTGTCGCGGATGGAACTCGGTGTTATAAAACTGTGGGCTTGTTGCGAGGTGTTTTGAAGAGTGGGTTGCTTGTGATGGGATTTGGATCTTCATCCGGTCCATGCTCTCAGACCAAGAGCCCACAGAAGGGAGAGAGGGGCTTCGAGAagaactttttttttttttttttactcaTCCGTGCCAAGGACCGAATGATCGGTCCTTTGAAAGCCGCATCTCCGGGAGAAGACCGACATTGGAAGCTGTGTACACCGTAGAAGCCAGTGTTACTGAGATACAGTCCTCATCAGACCCCTTTCtactcatcatctccatgatCATGACGtcgggggagaaggggggCGGATCGGATATAACGGCCTCGCTGGTGCGGCCACTCTTGTATCTT
This region of Fusarium falciforme chromosome 5, complete sequence genomic DNA includes:
- a CDS encoding DUF2263 domain-containing protein, whose protein sequence is MAPPRSSRVRPSEVAADTKRNFIPLVKKNYGDIFPPYSYLYRQPIAQLAIQRQKPSTRPPTFTIEVGDPVMKALTYAAMDTQASEAVGGPRVRIPFICAANERRPGGDWETGCVGYEEKLCRRSNLSATLNSPWPNSPEPSNYPIPSQGGILSDAVVVCRGPHDRYDRLDSWFDLPVVSVPPTRWPKLKDNGTKYSFAEEREMTRDKLRGALRICLYNGYDRVVIGDFGLGNGYRNPPQELAELWRDVFLFDPDLRGQFSYVVFVFEDPLQSTARHILDEIAKKENGSKGKSRAGSSSSSGSSKSHSSSSSSHGSSPTDCHIFEHVFSPAEVDRVLRQPDPRYGLGMITT
- a CDS encoding Asparagine--tRNA ligase, with amino-acid sequence MRSIRLSSVPRTGRLWVQRRPYSVRVPGECQKDIKTVAELKAWGPSTRIPDVEVSGWVRSVRKSSGVRFIDITDGSSMRPVQVVVDKSLATDMRPGAAVRLKGTWVDETRKESEDNAESSEAPKTPANAELQVSEVEVLGHSDPQTYPIQNKYQTPESLRTISHLRPRTPLNSTMLRLRSDATALLTQFFFQERFQQSHPPIITSSDCEGAGEAFAVKASSPGEFFRDPKYLTVSSQLHLEALAQALGNVWTLSPTFRAEQSDTSRHLSEFYMLEAEMSFVDDMDEVMDLAQRMLNSLARGLKELNAAKELEQNRVDSKDPAERLAFNDLVDQKQLDRRWRGLLTTKRWPRVTYSEAIKILESLADQFEHKPTWGAGLQSEHEKYLAEKIGYDEATDSSVPIFITQYPREIKAFYMRQSASSPDAGLTVDCFDLLVPSLGELAGGSMREHRLPQLEENMRALGLEVPSKRSPKGKELAWYLDLRRWGCPPHGGFGLGFDRLLSYLTGVPNIRDVVAFPRHYERCDC